A stretch of the Chlamydia pecorum E58 genome encodes the following:
- the lpxC gene encoding UDP-3-O-acyl-N-acetylglucosamine deacetylase, which yields MLERAQKTLKREVSYSGVGIHLGKSAKLSLLPAKANTGVVFRRCTPSGEHLDIPALLSHVCATGRSTTLSQGSVSIATVEHLMAALRSSNVDNVIVQCSEEEIPIGDGSSRVFMELIDSAGTCELDETIPVARLSQPVYYQHQETFLAAFPAEKLTISYTLHYPQSPTIGTQYRSLVITEESFRENIAPCRTFALYNELCFLMNKGLIGGGCLENAVVFKDDGIISRGQLRFPDEPVRHKILDLLGDLSLIGRPFAAHVIAVGSGHTSNVAFGKEILKVLQV from the coding sequence ATGTTAGAACGAGCTCAGAAAACGTTAAAACGCGAAGTTAGCTATTCTGGAGTGGGGATCCACCTTGGAAAGTCTGCCAAGCTCTCTTTACTCCCTGCAAAAGCAAATACTGGGGTGGTATTTCGCCGATGTACTCCTAGCGGAGAGCATTTGGATATCCCCGCACTGTTGTCGCACGTATGCGCTACAGGGAGAAGCACAACATTGTCCCAGGGATCTGTAAGTATCGCTACTGTAGAACATCTCATGGCAGCTCTGCGTTCTAGTAATGTAGATAATGTCATTGTACAATGTAGCGAAGAGGAAATCCCTATAGGTGATGGGAGTTCACGCGTCTTTATGGAGCTAATTGATTCCGCTGGGACTTGTGAATTAGACGAAACTATCCCTGTAGCACGGTTGAGTCAGCCTGTATACTACCAACATCAAGAAACATTTCTTGCTGCTTTCCCTGCAGAAAAACTCACAATTTCTTATACGTTACATTATCCTCAGAGCCCCACAATAGGAACGCAGTATCGTTCTCTTGTAATTACAGAAGAGTCATTTCGAGAAAACATTGCTCCTTGTAGAACATTTGCTCTATATAATGAGTTGTGTTTTTTAATGAATAAAGGTTTGATTGGTGGGGGATGTCTTGAAAACGCAGTAGTTTTTAAAGATGATGGTATCATCAGCCGAGGACAACTACGATTTCCGGATGAGCCTGTGAGGCATAAAATCTTAGATTTGCTAGGAGACCTGTCTTTGATAGGAAGGCCGTTTGCAGCTCATGTGATTGCCGTAGGGTCTGGACATACCTCAAACGTTGCTTTTGGGAAGGAAATCCTAAAAGTGTTGCAAGTGTAA
- the fabZ gene encoding 3-hydroxyacyl-ACP dehydratase FabZ codes for MSPPTIKIRKLLELLPHRYPFLLVDKVLSYDIEKRSIQAQKNVTINEPFFNGHFPEAPIMPGVLILESLAQAAGVLLGLVLEHDKSKRIALFLGIQKAKFRHAVLPGDVLILNAQFSLISSKGGKATAQAYVNSSLATEAELSFALVDKESL; via the coding sequence ATGAGTCCGCCGACAATAAAAATTCGAAAGTTATTAGAGTTACTTCCACATCGTTATCCGTTTTTACTTGTGGATAAAGTTTTGTCTTACGACATAGAAAAACGGAGCATACAGGCTCAAAAAAATGTCACCATAAATGAGCCATTTTTTAATGGGCACTTTCCTGAGGCTCCCATTATGCCTGGAGTGTTAATTTTAGAATCTTTAGCACAAGCTGCTGGTGTATTATTAGGCTTGGTCCTTGAACATGATAAAAGCAAAAGAATAGCATTATTTTTAGGTATACAAAAAGCGAAGTTTCGACACGCTGTGTTACCTGGAGATGTTCTAATTCTAAATGCACAATTTTCCTTGATATCATCTAAGGGGGGCAAGGCGACTGCGCAAGCGTATGTGAATTCTTCGCTTGCTACAGAAGCAGAGTTGAGCTTCGCTTTAGTAGATAAAGAATCCCTATAG
- the lpxA gene encoding acyl-ACP--UDP-N-acetylglucosamine O-acyltransferase — translation MTSIHPSAIVEPGAKIGKNVVVEPYAIIKSTVTLCDDVVVKSYAYIDGHTTIGKGTTIWPSAMIGNKPQDLKFRGEKTFVTIGENCEIREFAIITSSTFEGTTVAIGDNCLIMPCAHVAHNCVLGNHVVLSNHAQLAGHVQIGDYAIIGGMVGVHQFVRIGAHAMVGALSGVRRDIPPYTIGSGNPYQFGGINKVGLQRRGIPFATRLALIKAFKKIYRADTCFSEALAEAQQEFNHIPEVLHFVDFCRNPSKRGIEGSVDKQAFQEENLEKTGALVGS, via the coding sequence ATGACGAGCATTCACCCTTCTGCAATTGTTGAGCCTGGGGCAAAAATTGGTAAGAATGTTGTTGTAGAGCCGTATGCTATAATCAAATCTACAGTGACTTTATGTGATGATGTTGTTGTGAAGTCTTATGCGTATATTGATGGGCATACCACAATAGGCAAAGGAACAACCATCTGGCCTTCAGCAATGATTGGAAATAAACCCCAAGATTTAAAGTTTCGAGGGGAAAAAACATTTGTAACAATCGGGGAGAATTGTGAAATTCGAGAGTTCGCAATCATTACCTCTTCGACCTTTGAAGGCACCACAGTTGCCATAGGGGACAATTGTTTAATTATGCCTTGTGCTCATGTCGCACATAATTGCGTCTTGGGAAATCATGTAGTGTTAAGTAACCATGCTCAGCTCGCAGGACATGTCCAGATAGGAGATTATGCCATTATCGGCGGGATGGTAGGAGTGCATCAGTTTGTACGTATAGGTGCGCATGCTATGGTCGGAGCCCTAAGTGGTGTACGTCGAGATATCCCCCCCTATACTATAGGCAGTGGGAATCCCTATCAGTTTGGAGGCATTAATAAAGTTGGACTGCAAAGAAGGGGGATTCCCTTTGCGACAAGATTAGCTTTGATTAAAGCTTTTAAAAAGATTTATCGTGCAGATACTTGTTTCTCTGAGGCACTAGCAGAAGCTCAACAGGAGTTTAATCATATTCCTGAAGTGCTGCATTTTGTGGATTTCTGTAGAAACCCAAGCAAGAGGGGGATCGAAGGAAGTGTAGATAAGCAGGCTTTTCAAGAGGAAAATCTCGAAAAAACGGGAGCTTTAGTTGGATCTTAA
- the fmt gene encoding methionyl-tRNA formyltransferase — protein MDLKVVYFGTPQFSARVLEGLLSLGIRIIGVVTRADKPQKRSAQPIPSPVKVLASAHGIPLLQPIKASAPEFITQLQAFHADVFVVVAFGAILCQEVLDLPRYGCYNLHAGLLPAYRGAAPIQRCIIDGATESGNTVIRMDAGMDTGDIALRTHVHIGPDMTAGELSEALAVQGPEVLKKTLLQIEAGELILTPQDSTKATIAPKLSKEDGKILWEKPAKEVYAHIRGVTPAPGAWTLFSINDKPKKRLGIRRARLFSESGHFGSPGTLIARNQEVLVACGEGALKLIEVQPEGKALMDSKSFLNGYLSFNAKLIF, from the coding sequence TTGGATCTTAAAGTTGTCTACTTTGGAACGCCGCAGTTTTCTGCTCGTGTTTTAGAGGGGCTGCTTTCTCTGGGGATTCGTATTATTGGTGTGGTCACAAGAGCAGATAAACCCCAAAAGCGTTCTGCACAGCCCATTCCCTCCCCTGTGAAGGTATTAGCTTCAGCCCATGGGATTCCTCTGCTTCAACCTATAAAAGCTTCTGCTCCTGAATTTATCACTCAGCTTCAAGCTTTTCATGCAGATGTTTTTGTCGTAGTGGCTTTTGGAGCAATCCTATGTCAGGAAGTACTAGATCTTCCTCGTTATGGTTGCTATAACCTCCACGCGGGACTCCTCCCCGCGTATCGTGGCGCAGCCCCTATACAGCGCTGCATTATAGATGGCGCCACAGAATCTGGAAATACTGTCATCCGTATGGATGCGGGTATGGATACAGGTGATATCGCCCTTAGGACACATGTACACATAGGGCCAGATATGACTGCCGGAGAACTTTCTGAAGCCTTAGCAGTGCAAGGCCCCGAGGTTCTAAAAAAGACTTTACTTCAAATTGAGGCTGGAGAGCTTATCCTAACGCCTCAAGATTCTACAAAAGCTACAATAGCTCCAAAATTATCTAAAGAAGACGGAAAAATTCTTTGGGAGAAACCAGCAAAAGAAGTCTACGCACATATCCGTGGAGTAACACCAGCTCCAGGAGCATGGACGCTCTTTTCCATAAACGATAAGCCAAAGAAACGCCTGGGGATTCGCCGCGCACGGCTATTTTCCGAATCAGGGCATTTCGGCTCTCCAGGAACGCTCATTGCACGTAACCAAGAGGTTTTAGTTGCGTGTGGCGAAGGTGCCCTAAAACTTATTGAAGTACAGCCAGAAGGGAAAGCCCTTATGGATTCAAAAAGTTTTTTAAACGGCTATCTTTCTTTTAATGCAAAATTAATATTTTAA
- the rplC gene encoding 50S ribosomal protein L3, producing the protein MQSHMSLMGKKEGMLHVFDKDGSLVACSVISIEPNVVTQIKTLEKDGYTSLQMGSGKESAPLKTLQKRYTKAKLGHLKKSRDQVFRVLKEVRVSEEVIGSTSLGAAFGIEVFEGVGAVDVSGVSKGKGFQGVMKKYGFRGGPGSHGSGFHRHAGSIGMRSTPGRCFPGSKRPSHMGSENVTIKNLEVIKIDLERKVLLVKGAIPGSKGSVVVVKRSSRA; encoded by the coding sequence ATGCAGTCTCATATGAGCTTGATGGGAAAAAAGGAAGGAATGCTTCATGTTTTTGATAAAGACGGCAGTCTTGTAGCTTGTTCTGTAATTAGTATAGAGCCGAATGTTGTGACTCAAATTAAAACTTTAGAGAAGGATGGATATACCTCTTTACAGATGGGCTCAGGAAAAGAGTCAGCTCCATTAAAGACTCTTCAAAAACGTTACACCAAAGCAAAGCTTGGGCACTTAAAGAAATCTAGAGATCAGGTTTTTCGTGTTTTAAAGGAGGTTCGCGTTTCTGAAGAAGTTATTGGGTCCACCTCTTTAGGGGCGGCCTTTGGAATCGAAGTGTTCGAGGGAGTCGGCGCTGTAGATGTTAGTGGAGTTTCGAAAGGGAAGGGCTTTCAAGGGGTCATGAAGAAGTATGGATTTCGAGGAGGTCCAGGGAGTCATGGATCTGGATTCCATCGTCATGCAGGGTCTATTGGGATGAGGTCTACCCCAGGGCGGTGTTTTCCTGGAAGCAAGCGTCCTAGTCATATGGGAAGCGAAAACGTCACGATAAAGAATTTAGAAGTTATAAAAATAGATTTAGAAAGAAAGGTATTGTTGGTTAAGGGGGCAATCCCTGGTTCCAAGGGTTCTGTTGTTGTGGTTAAGCGTTCTTCTAGGGCTTAG
- the rplD gene encoding 50S ribosomal protein L4 has translation MVLLSKFDFSGEKTGEVEVSDSFFVQEEGGLQLVKDYLTAIRANKRQWSANTKNRSEVSHSTKKPFKQKGTGNARQGCLAAPQFRGGGIVFGPRPKFDQHTRINRKERRAAIRLLLSQKIQFEKLIVAEDSVFISSLQAPKTREALQFLKRCGVECRGVLFIDHLAHVELNQNLRLSLRNLSALRGFVYGINLNGYDLAAAHNVVISEKALQDLSKRLVSETKD, from the coding sequence ATGGTGTTGTTATCAAAATTTGATTTTTCAGGGGAAAAGACCGGTGAGGTTGAGGTGTCCGACTCTTTTTTTGTGCAAGAGGAGGGAGGGCTTCAGTTAGTAAAGGATTATCTTACCGCAATTCGTGCGAATAAAAGACAGTGGTCTGCAAATACCAAAAATCGTTCAGAAGTTAGCCATTCAACAAAGAAGCCTTTTAAGCAAAAGGGGACGGGAAATGCTAGACAGGGATGTCTTGCTGCTCCTCAGTTTCGTGGAGGGGGAATAGTCTTTGGTCCTAGACCTAAATTCGATCAGCACACACGTATAAACCGCAAAGAAAGAAGAGCTGCGATTCGGCTCTTATTGTCTCAAAAAATTCAGTTTGAGAAGTTGATTGTGGCTGAAGATAGTGTGTTTATTTCTAGTTTGCAGGCTCCTAAAACTCGAGAGGCCTTGCAATTCCTTAAAAGGTGTGGCGTAGAGTGTCGGGGAGTTTTATTTATAGATCATCTTGCTCATGTAGAGCTCAATCAAAATCTAAGGTTAAGCTTAAGAAATCTTTCGGCCTTGAGAGGATTTGTTTATGGCATTAATCTTAATGGCTATGATCTTGCTGCAGCTCATAATGTTGTGATTTCTGAAAAAGCTTTGCAAGATCTGTCTAAGCGTCTTGTTTCTGAAACAAAAGATTAA
- a CDS encoding 50S ribosomal protein L23 encodes MKDPYDVIKRHYVTEKAKMLEGLSIGSGEGKKRGSFCKHPKFVFIVDSSASKPLIAKSLEMIYADKNVKVRSVNTICVKPQPARVLRGRRNRKGKTSGFKKAIVTFQSGHSI; translated from the coding sequence ATGAAAGATCCTTATGATGTAATTAAGCGGCATTACGTAACTGAAAAAGCGAAGATGCTAGAAGGGTTAAGTATAGGCTCTGGAGAAGGCAAGAAAAGAGGGAGTTTTTGTAAGCATCCCAAGTTTGTTTTTATTGTTGATAGTAGCGCTTCTAAGCCTCTTATAGCGAAGTCTTTAGAGATGATTTATGCTGATAAGAATGTAAAGGTAAGAAGTGTAAATACCATATGTGTAAAGCCTCAGCCAGCTCGGGTTCTTCGGGGACGAAGAAATCGAAAAGGGAAAACTTCAGGCTTTAAAAAAGCTATTGTAACCTTCCAGTCTGGTCACTCTATCTAA
- the rplB gene encoding 50S ribosomal protein L2 gives MFKKFKPVTPGTRQLVLPAFDELTTRGDLLGIASKRSIRPLKKLSRFKKSSGGRDNLGHISCRHRGGGVRKLYRVIDFRRNKDGIPAKVSTIEYDPNRSAYIALLNYEDGEKRYILAPKGLKRGDKVISGEGSPFKVGCCMTLKSMPLGLAVHNIEMRPSSGGKLVRSAGLAAQIIAKTPGYVTLKMPSGEFRMLNESCRATIGEVSNADHNLRVEGKAGRKRWKGIRPTVRGTAMNPVDHPHGGGEGRHNGYIPRTPWGKVTKGLKTRNKRKSNKWIIKDRRK, from the coding sequence ATGTTTAAAAAGTTTAAGCCAGTAACTCCAGGAACCAGACAATTAGTTCTTCCGGCTTTTGATGAGTTGACAACTCGAGGAGACTTATTGGGCATAGCTTCTAAAAGAAGTATTAGGCCGCTTAAAAAGCTCTCGCGTTTCAAAAAAAGCAGTGGCGGGAGGGATAATTTAGGTCACATCTCCTGTCGTCATCGTGGCGGAGGAGTGAGAAAGCTTTATAGAGTTATTGATTTTAGAAGAAATAAGGATGGAATCCCGGCGAAAGTCTCTACTATAGAGTATGATCCTAACCGCTCGGCATACATTGCTTTATTGAATTATGAAGATGGAGAAAAGCGCTATATTTTGGCTCCTAAAGGGCTTAAGCGTGGGGATAAAGTGATCTCTGGAGAGGGAAGCCCCTTTAAAGTTGGTTGCTGCATGACGTTAAAGAGCATGCCTTTAGGCTTAGCTGTGCATAATATAGAAATGCGCCCCAGTTCAGGAGGAAAGTTGGTTCGATCTGCGGGATTGGCTGCGCAAATTATTGCAAAGACTCCAGGATACGTTACTCTGAAAATGCCTTCCGGTGAGTTTAGAATGTTGAACGAGAGTTGTCGAGCAACCATCGGTGAAGTTTCAAATGCGGACCATAATCTAAGGGTTGAGGGGAAGGCTGGTAGAAAGCGCTGGAAAGGAATTCGCCCTACAGTGCGTGGTACAGCAATGAACCCTGTGGATCACCCACACGGGGGAGGAGAAGGCCGACATAACGGATACATTCCTCGTACTCCTTGGGGGAAAGTGACTAAGGGATTAAAAACTCGAAATAAGCGCAAGAGTAATAAGTGGATAATCAAAGATCGAAGGAAATAG
- the rpsS gene encoding 30S ribosomal protein S19, protein MSRSLRKGPFVDHHLLKKVRAMNLEEKKSPIKTWSRRSIITPEMIGHTFEVHNGKKFLTVFVSETMVGHKLGEFSPTRIFKSHPVKKG, encoded by the coding sequence ATGAGTAGGTCATTAAGAAAAGGTCCTTTTGTTGATCACCATCTATTAAAAAAGGTTCGAGCAATGAATCTTGAGGAGAAAAAGTCTCCGATTAAAACGTGGTCCCGTCGTTCGATCATTACTCCTGAGATGATTGGTCATACGTTTGAAGTGCATAATGGAAAAAAGTTTCTCACAGTATTTGTATCGGAAACTATGGTTGGCCACAAGCTCGGAGAGTTTTCCCCAACAAGGATATTTAAGAGTCATCCTGTGAAAAAAGGGTAA
- the rplV gene encoding 50S ribosomal protein L22, which translates to MFKATARYIRVQPRKARLVAGLMRGLSVKEAQEQLQFSQLKAGRCFKKVLDSAVANAELHDNVKREKLNVLEVRVDAGPTYKRAKAKSRGGRSPILKRTSHLTVIVGEKER; encoded by the coding sequence ATGTTTAAAGCGACCGCCCGTTATATCCGGGTACAACCTCGTAAAGCTAGATTGGTTGCAGGGCTAATGAGGGGATTAAGTGTTAAAGAGGCTCAAGAGCAATTGCAGTTTTCTCAACTGAAAGCTGGAAGATGCTTTAAGAAGGTCTTAGATAGTGCCGTTGCTAATGCTGAGCTTCACGACAATGTGAAGCGTGAAAAGTTAAATGTACTTGAAGTTCGTGTTGATGCGGGTCCTACATATAAACGCGCAAAAGCTAAAAGTCGGGGAGGGCGGTCCCCTATTTTGAAACGTACTAGCCATCTAACAGTTATTGTTGGCGAGAAGGAGCGATAG
- the rpsC gene encoding 30S ribosomal protein S3, translating into MGQKGCPIGFRTSVTKKWRSLWYGNKQEFGNFLIEDVKIREFLRKKPSCQGAAGFIVRRMSGKIEVTIQTARPGLVIGKKGTEVDLLKEELRKLTGKEVWVEIAEIKRPELNAKLVADNIARQIERRVSFRRAMKKAMQSVMDAGAVGVKIQVSGRLAGAAIARSEWYKNGRVPLHTLRADIDYATASAETTYGIIGVKVWINLGEKTASAAPRNEAVSGNAPAAPAAAS; encoded by the coding sequence ATGGGTCAAAAAGGATGCCCAATAGGGTTTCGCACAAGTGTTACAAAAAAGTGGCGCTCTCTTTGGTACGGAAACAAACAAGAGTTTGGGAACTTCCTTATTGAGGATGTAAAAATCCGAGAGTTTTTAAGGAAAAAGCCTTCTTGTCAAGGTGCTGCAGGATTCATTGTTCGTCGTATGAGCGGAAAAATTGAAGTAACAATTCAAACTGCGCGTCCAGGTCTTGTTATTGGAAAGAAGGGAACAGAGGTTGATCTTCTTAAGGAAGAGCTTAGAAAACTTACTGGAAAAGAAGTTTGGGTAGAAATTGCTGAGATCAAGCGTCCAGAATTAAATGCTAAGCTTGTTGCAGATAATATCGCGAGACAAATAGAGCGTCGCGTTTCTTTTCGTCGTGCTATGAAGAAGGCAATGCAGTCCGTTATGGATGCAGGAGCTGTTGGGGTAAAAATCCAGGTGTCTGGAAGATTAGCGGGAGCAGCAATTGCTAGGTCTGAGTGGTACAAGAATGGCCGAGTGCCTTTGCATACATTGAGAGCAGATATTGATTATGCTACTGCCTCTGCAGAAACCACGTATGGAATTATTGGTGTAAAAGTTTGGATTAATCTTGGGGAAAAAACTGCGTCGGCAGCGCCTCGTAACGAAGCTGTCTCTGGAAATGCCCCTGCAGCGCCTGCGGCTGCATCATAG
- the rplP gene encoding 50S ribosomal protein L16, whose amino-acid sequence MLMPKRTKFRKQQKGQFAGLSKGATFVDFGEFGMQTLERGWITSRQIEACRVAINRHLKRRGRVWIRVFPDKSVTKKPAETRMGKGKGAPDHWVAVVRPGRILFEVANVSREDAQDALRRAAAKLGLKTRFVKRVERV is encoded by the coding sequence ATGTTAATGCCTAAGCGAACAAAATTTCGTAAGCAGCAAAAGGGTCAGTTTGCTGGTTTAAGCAAGGGCGCTACTTTTGTTGATTTCGGCGAATTTGGCATGCAGACCTTAGAACGAGGCTGGATAACAAGTCGGCAGATTGAAGCTTGTAGGGTTGCCATCAATAGACATTTGAAACGTCGAGGAAGGGTTTGGATTCGCGTCTTCCCAGATAAAAGTGTAACGAAAAAGCCTGCAGAGACTCGTATGGGTAAAGGTAAGGGAGCTCCGGATCATTGGGTAGCTGTTGTTCGTCCTGGTAGGATTTTATTTGAAGTCGCTAACGTTTCAAGAGAAGATGCTCAAGATGCGCTGCGAAGGGCTGCGGCGAAATTAGGATTAAAAACACGCTTTGTTAAGCGAGTAGAGAGAGTGTAG
- the rpmC gene encoding 50S ribosomal protein L29: MAKKKDLLAELRDKSNADLDKFIHESKKALYSLRAEALLQNKVVKAHLFVSLKKDIARALTVKQERKGKVHG; this comes from the coding sequence ATGGCTAAAAAAAAGGATCTTCTCGCCGAGCTTAGAGATAAGAGTAACGCAGATTTGGATAAATTTATTCATGAAAGTAAAAAAGCGCTGTACAGTTTAAGAGCAGAGGCTTTGCTGCAGAATAAAGTTGTAAAAGCACATCTGTTTGTTTCGCTTAAGAAAGATATAGCTCGGGCTTTAACTGTCAAACAGGAAAGAAAAGGTAAAGTTCATGGTTAA
- the rpsQ gene encoding 30S ribosomal protein S17: MVNQQRGARKTKIGVVVSAKMDKTVVVRVERICAHPQYAKVVRDSKKFYAHNDLDGVTEGAKVRIQETRPLSKLKRWRVIECIN; this comes from the coding sequence ATGGTTAACCAGCAAAGAGGCGCTAGAAAGACTAAAATCGGTGTTGTCGTTTCCGCCAAAATGGATAAGACCGTTGTTGTTCGTGTAGAGAGAATTTGTGCACACCCTCAGTATGCTAAAGTGGTTCGTGATTCGAAAAAGTTTTACGCTCACAATGATTTAGATGGGGTTACTGAAGGAGCTAAAGTAAGGATTCAAGAAACTCGGCCGTTATCTAAATTGAAGAGATGGCGTGTTATTGAATGTATAAATTAG
- the rplN gene encoding 50S ribosomal protein L14: MIQQESQLKVADNTGAKRVKCFKVLGGSRRRYATVGDVIVCSVREVEPDSSIKKGDVVKAVIVRTRCDILRKDGSSLRFDTNSCVIIDDKGNPKGTRIFGPVAREIRDRGFIKISSLAPEVI, translated from the coding sequence ATGATTCAACAAGAAAGTCAATTAAAGGTTGCCGATAATACTGGGGCGAAAAGGGTCAAGTGTTTTAAGGTTTTGGGTGGATCCCGAAGACGTTATGCTACAGTTGGAGATGTTATCGTTTGTTCCGTTAGAGAGGTTGAGCCTGATAGCTCTATAAAGAAAGGGGATGTGGTTAAAGCCGTAATCGTTCGCACTCGCTGTGATATTCTAAGAAAAGATGGTTCGTCTCTAAGATTTGACACCAATAGTTGTGTGATTATCGATGACAAAGGGAACCCTAAAGGAACTCGTATCTTTGGGCCTGTGGCTAGGGAGATTCGAGATCGAGGT